Genomic DNA from Pectinophora gossypiella chromosome 20, ilPecGoss1.1, whole genome shotgun sequence:
ATTTTTTCAGAGATGATCTGTTGTACCCAATTATTCAACACACGTGAAGCCATAGACCTAACTACCATATCAATCTACCTAATTATATCAAAACAATACGACACACTCTCACTTTCCGCTGccgttttatatttaattttgtacaaaaagaattttaggttatatgCCCTCGCGTCCGCCATCTTGTTCGGCACCGACGCGTTCACAGTTGCAGCGGTTTTCGGGTGcgttctaattttatttttaaaaccgtGTGATGTAAAAACACTTGCAGTGATATTTAGTGTCTTTATTAGATTGTTAATTGTAACTATACGAgtacttttgattattttacacGTGTAAACTAAGCGAATTAGTCGGGTTTTTTATTCTTGAACGATTTTTATAGGACAGTCTACTGTTACGTGCTCAATTTTAAGCAAACCCAccagtttttgtattgtaatacgAATATGAACCTGACTACACGCTTAAAACGTATCAAAAGCATTACAAAAGGTATATACACCTTAGCTAAAAAACACaggagaaataaataaacataggcattttaaatatttgcaatatttttcaaaatatttttggatTGGTTAGAGAAGACTTGGTACAACAGATTTTTATACTAGTAACTAAGTAGCGCTTTTTAGAAGAATATCagtttatattaatattgttcGAACGACGTAGATATCGACAGAATCGAATGGAATAAGTTTTTCAAGTGTAACTTTGCGTTAAAATATAGGTAGTTGCGTTAAATCTTGGTACTGGGTGCAATTAGGTCATGACCTAGTTTTTATACTGTTTAAAGCACAGTTACACTTGACTAATATGCAGGTAATATTTGCTTTAATATTTACGTATATACAAAACACTAATAAAACACATCGGAGAGAGTAATTTTAACAATTCAGCCATTTAAAAATTATACCATTTCGGATACTAACCTTTCCATTGCTTTAATATTGTACATAATATTACATTCCTTAAAAAGAGATTATATGCAAGCACCTAAAGTATAGTTTTAGGCATTTTTATAGTATGTATTTTTCACTAAAGTGATTTCGTTGCACTACTTACTAAATTAGATCTTAAATGCAAAACTGATCATGGATGTTTCAAGTCTGTGATCTCTATGAGAAAATTAAAACCTCGCTAAGATacgaaaaataatgtaattttataagcTTTTTAATAAACAGACGGGCATTATTGGTGCTAAAAAAAATTAGTGGCCATTTTATGCCATCTCTAAAAAAGAGATACAAACTTTTTTGCATTTTAAGAAAAAGTAAATTTAGAATGGCATTGATTTGGCGGGATTTTAGTTTTCTACAAGCTTCACGTACCACGTTATGAAATAGTTGTTTTAAATAgccatattattaaaattacgatTTTATCAAAACAAGAACGAAGCATGATCTGCGAGAATTTAGAATAAATAGTAAATTATATTCAAGTGTCAACTTGTAAATTTTTcacgaataattatgtattttattaagtgATATTACTGTTAGATAATGTTTTGCAATAACTTACTTACGTAATTTTATGCTGTGCCTTATAAAGTACCTGGCCTAGTAAGTGCCTTtaaaattgtcaattttaaagaaaaataagaatcaATGATTTACAACAACGCTCGTAATGAAGAAACCCCTTTGATGTGTTACTTCGctctatttatgtaagtacttaacttacttaaatgtctaaaaatatattttcctaagTAAATCTAATCGTGCTAGTGAAAACCAAGGTGCCTAACTAGGaaacaaatatacattataaaatacCTTACATGTACCTACGGCAGTGACGTCAGAACTGTAGTgcttataaaataatatcagaCAGGAAACAGTCAAAGTTGGTCATTTTGTCCGCTTgggttttttatttcttttggcGCCACTAGTAACTAGGTACTGTAGTGTATTCATTATAatctgtggattttaaatctAGAGTCCGCGCCACTAAATAAGTCCTGCGGGTGGGGGCGCTGACGTCACAGTACCTATCTGCCACATCTGCATAGAATTACCCATAATAAATGAGTGAAGTGAAACCATCGTCGACTGCGACATAAATTGAGGCGATCTTAAGGAAGATCTCAAATTCACcgcaaaatcggtattcttcgAAGTCGCCTCCACCTTAGAatctcgagtttactccagtgaAGTTGAGAAAGGcctgacgtcattattttcgtgttATTTTGTTGGCTGTATGATTATGCTCggctccagtgagtaaagtcctcaagttgAGGACGTAtatatcaacttaaaataccaaaatgcccAGCTGAAGCCGACTCGAGTGGAGTTACCgagttaaaattttaaaatccgcgggacttgtTTCGTGACATGTAACCCTTAACTGTAACACTTTACCTTACGGTCTTGATTGTGAGAATATTGATAAACTATAAAAAGTACATTCTAATGATTCTAATGGACATCTGAATCAAAATATGTAATTAACTAATTTTATTGTCACACCTAACGGCACagtaaaatgtaagtacttatttaattatttcttattttgtacattcaacataaaatacattttgtctCTAAGCAGAcatttcgaaatattttatttaatttattattaagactGAACTAATTATtgaattgtaaaattattattgtaattcaGACATTgcaaaataattgtaaattttTATTTGATTCGTATTGCAAAACTTAATGGttgttttacaataatatattatttttttgaatgcACAAAACAATAGCGTGGTTGCAGGAGCAAAATATTAAGGTTGACTGTAAAAAAATGGTAGATATTGTATCTTTGGTAATTCCGGAAAATGGTATTATATCACAGATTTTCATTCCAAAACACTGAGAAATCTGATGGTACCTAACTATGTTTCTTAAAGTCAAATTCGGAGTGGCAAGTAGGTTCCCGAGTTGAAAACTACTTCAGTGGTATGGAAAGAacattacctacttacataagaaaataaataaataaataaatatttcaagtaGGTACACTTACACCATCAATGAAAAGACGACGCCCTGGGTATAGGTTCGGGCCAAATTGGGCACCTTAAGGCTTGTTGTCTTTAGTTTTTGTACCGGTTGCGAGCCCTAAGCGCTGACCATCCAACCttagaagggaaaaccagcccaataccggtGGTAAGCTAAGTAGGTTTCCTcgtgatattttccttcaccgctgagcacgtgataattatttataatcgaaacatgaattcgaaaacaaattcgaagttcattggtttaggcccgtgttgggattcgaacttccgacctcataatgagagtcaagcgttattccaactggactaccacggctgcTGAGGCAAACTGCAATAAGTGAAGAAAAAATGTCATCAATGGATTATGCCACTCGCTTCAATTTTACCTGAAATATTTTGTATCATGTAGCCACACTGccttattttataataactgTGAAATTATAAATGATCTCGAATTTGGCAAATAGCTGAACCGAGAaatgtattatgtacttatctaTTTACTTAAGCATATTTTTTCTTAGTCAttccatattatattatttcgttTGTCATGTTTTCgcattacctaaataaatacattaaagcCCTattctgccctatttttcctttaaaaaaaaagtaacatgaagaatgctacaccgacaataaattaatgatgatgatgaaataaacgCGCACCCATAATCCCTATTGCGGTAGGCAGAGCAACAATTCAAACTTTCTTGATATAAGCAAATTAAGTAGGCTCTTGAAGACGGATAATGCAAAAAGTAGATTGACAAGTCAAGTAAACAGGGGATACAGAGCAttctccactacgctgctcaactgcgggttggttgagTTGATTTTTCacaatacaaaaaaattaaatatgttagaAAAAATCTGttgctacaatacaatacaaatagttTATTGTTCAATAGAACAATTCGCAgccttattatttattgcagACCGATACTTGTAATGCAGAAACTCGACAAACATTTAACTCAATTTTAAACCCTAACTACATAAGAATACTGTGcaaatgtacttaatataagCATCTcccataagtaggtacttaatgtaACTTAAGATAAGATCTAAACATGACTAGCTACTTAAATCGTTtgtggaattaataaataaagcaagaatttaatttttttgtataatttccatttacagtcatgatcaatatcatgtacccactttagaaccctgtcgcactatcatatttgacatttaataagacttatggtttgatttgttaaaaaagttaatgtgacatggtttcaaagtgtatacatattagtactcgtgaccgtacctacacaTGATAGGTCCTGTGatgcaccggcttgcttctcaaacgggaagctcgaaccccggtaccagatTTGccacaatgagttattaatttaagtgcagttttcagtaacacagttggctcgaccattatagacggcgatacggctcaccacctatcacgttggtccaacagaaagctcggtgaggtgtgggtacgtagttcatcttgcgatggacttacctctgactactctgGATACAGTCGTGACCATATTTTGTGTTACTTAATGTCTGAAAGACGATTCTCACACGACACCGCGCACCGATGCTGTTAGCGGTCGGCAAATCAGAATCTttcattcaacgtaattatcatggataaacttgtagaAGGTCAATTGTAACATTTCTGAACTTatcatttcgcaaagtgttatggctgagaagaaatgacaagaaactgcaacagcaacacatcttttaaatcaatgagggtatacattacttataagttatttaataactagaggaacacattcattcattcttcatTCACACACATTGACTTGTATGTCATCCGCTGATGCCTTAAATAAGCTTCTATCCTTCTATCTGTTACTCAAAACAgtcatttgctagagcaagAGAGCGTACCGCACGCGTCAGAATCGACAAGGCGGTGGAAAACGATGACGCTATCAATTCTGACGCATGCGATCGCACTCTCTCGCTCCAGCAAAATtaaatgacggttctgagtaTCAGAAAAAGACAGAAGTGTCACTTGACTGCTGTAAAAGCGAACGGATGACAGCAACACGTTTCATTCGTTTGCCGATAGTTGTCGGAGCTACGTCGTGTTCGACGAGTCCTGAGTGGTTCGAATACATATTGTTCAATCCTATTTATTTGTTCTATTTCCTATTCTCATACACTTTTTTCCATATTAGTTTAAGGTTttggtaaattaataaattgttgtgtccatgttttttttaatgtttacttCTGCGTCTTAGAGAAGCATAAGAAAGTGCGATGAGGCGCTACCAGCTGTAGTTCAACCCTAATACAAAGCTGTTCAAAGCATGGCCTAAGATGTTTTTTGCGCCTAACCGTTCAAAGTGAGCAAAGTTCTAGCCCTTGGTTCTGGCCCTTGCTTTTGCCCTTGGTTCTTGGTTGCTCTATGGACTGAATGCTTCGATCATCCAATAAAACCTCAGAAACCGAAAACAGAATATGACAATAAGTACTTACgttaataaaagaaaagaaaatagaagacatttaataaaagaaagtaaataaagctccgaaaatattcaaaataatattgaCAATATTTTGTGTCAAGCGAGTTCGGAATTTTGAGAAGTTTGCTTTGAATTTGTAGGGATCTTTAAAGGAAGAAGAATTTGTAgggaattgtttattttgtataggTATTCGTGAACCCTCAAGATGCCGGTTCAGATCGAACAGAAGACAATAGACCCTGAGGCGGAGCTCAGCAATGTCCAGAGGACGGTAAGATAGAAAATATTCTGTGTATTCGATGAATATTTACTCTCTCAGGTTAGAACTTtatgttagaaataagttgtgcctttgTCACTCTTCTGCTTCTTGGTATTGGTACACGGGATACCAACAAAAGGTTCATCTTATGATAGATGAGCCTCTGAAGGCTTGCTTCCTATTatttgggacttaaacataactgacCAGGCGTGGGTATACTCCTCCTGCCCATACACACTTGATGCTATGTTACCTATGTATCTCTGACTGACCCAAAGGTCATGAAGCTGATCTACTTAAGCACAAACACACACAACCCATGCCCGTAATCTCTATTAGGTGGACAAGCCATAATGCTACCAGAAGCTAAGTTGTTTGTGAAAGAATCGAAAGATCACAGCAAGCTCAATTCCTTAATCTCTACCTATCATAGAAATAGGGTTCAtcttatgatattattatatttttatcacgtttaGACGGAAAACAGGCAGAGAAGAGTTACCCTGGTCCTAAACCTTCATcagcactaatttaaaagccacgctcttgtcggtgtagcattctccaagctactttttagggaaaaatagggcaacggtttccctcttgccttccgccccgcggaAGAACTAAaccttaaaataagtaaatacaaatTTGTGGGATtttggtagccaatgagcccgCTTTAATTTTTGCATTTTGACCTCAGAGTTTGGAAACAAGATTACGCTAGACTATGAACTACATCCAACCAGATAACCGACTGTAACAAGCATTATTATTCCGTTACAGTTCCAAAAGCTGGCGCCGATGTGCAGCGTGGAGAAGCGCGCCGCCGGCATTCCCCAGCTGGCCCCGCAGGAGAAGCAGCTCGGGATCCTCGCGCACGAGCTCAAGGAAACCCTCCTCTGCATCAACGTACGCATATCCTGGTCCCTAATCTTGTGtgcggccaagtacttaatgtaatgtaacattACACCCCTCCCATCTAATGTAACTGACCGTTACGTAATGTAATGTAACGTTACATTAAGTTactaatgttagatagaaaaaaagTAGCTACCCAATCTCGACTAACACatcatcactatgctaatgaacgtcacaacactggctgtTTGACAAATCTAATTCGTACCGAATGGGCAAATAAAAAAGTCCTAattcgtaccgcgcattgaagctattgtaaaattttatctAAGTATATTGAAATACTCGTATaaacactaattgtactgaattatTCGTTGTCTAATAGTACTTAACGTTATCTGCGGTAAATGTACTCCAACTGGGCGCTCTCAGGTCTGTTGTTTTGAATCGGATAAGAGCCcgcagcgctcctcatttgtccggcaaaggtAGTGAATGCCACGTGCGAGATCTCTCCCAACAATCACCAATTACTAGCAGGAAAATGCTGACCAGGCAGCTCCCTTTTTGTGCATGTGctcctttttaaaaaaagtctacaataaaattgtattttttttcacctaCTAAAAACTGTTTACGCggtcattatcataattaaaacacatacccTAACACGGATTCTGACATGAAATGAACAACCAAACGGCAATGAAGGAGGGTTGACGTATGTTTGCCTTGAGAActttatggatctacctactccacacCAATTTTAattatggcacttgcaacagtgttcaAATATCGGAGTCTCGTATCCCCGATTTTAACGTGGTAAGAATacgtgtcttcttcttcttctaatccttttatccaatgttgggatgtagggctcgaataacagatgtCCACtccttttgcagcctctgtagcttaaatccatgacatgccgagagacTGAAGTTACCTTAgtcatagttatttttattccaaACTTAGGATACTATTTTTTTAACACTCGGTCAACCGAACGTCGTCAAGACCCAAACCCAGAACCcagtattgtgttttaattatcttgAGGATACCTAGCCCGATGTTGTCAGTCGAATTGACGATCACCGGACGAAAACATCtttcaacttttttttaccTATCGTGGCCAGattgtaaaattgatcatttcatgatgtggtcgaccatttcatgaaatggtcatatttcatgcatttagttgctcatatcgttaaacgttttgtgttcattgatctgcccaaaccacatcatgatgtggccaacgaatgatattctatttcatgaaatggtcgagcacatcatgaaatgatcaattctacgatctggccacgacatatccaTATAGATATAGACTACTCCAATACTTCAACTAGGCATCTCTTTCCACAACCAGCTCGCCAGAAAAGGTCAACACGCAGTCAGAGACGCTCAAGTCAAGAGTGGGACTCGCAAGTCCATTGTGGAGTTTGAGCATCTGCAGTCGGAGCTTCGTGATGAGAAGGCGCAGCAAGCCGAGCTGGACTGCCTCAACTACCTCGCACAGAAGCAGATCATTGAACTCTTCAAGACTGTGCCTACGGAAGCTGATGTAAAATACCATTGATTTATCATTCCTCCAAATTGCATTGTCTTACCACATTTTCCCGTTTTTTTCTGGAGTCCGAATTTAAACCTGACTTGAACAGGACAAGGGGggtttaatctttcgaacgccggaacgcggatctcgaccagacacaatgtaaaatctattgtgtctggtatctcggcatatgagaggttaaaaagcagttcatctaaaaaagcaataaatattgctatttgaaatttgttggaATAGCGcacttgtttttatatattaagtattaacgaaaatgtcaaatagcaataaagcctttttaagtgaattgcttcgatgtggcctttttcccAGGTCAGGTCCGGTATTTTCTAAAAGCAACTAGGATTTATATAAGTATCACTGAATATAGGAACTGGCGATGATCGAGAACGCAAACAACCGACTCCGGCGCATGGAGAATAGACTGGACATGGCCATCAAGCGATTTTGTGTCGTCAACGCTGACAATAAGAGGGTTCGCGAGGAGATACATCGCTTGCTTGTCGAAaggtaaactttttttataacttaCGGGTGAGAGCCCCAGCTTTcgccgtttgtccggccaagtagtgaatgccatatgcggcaaatctacaataaatcacgtcaaaaaaaggcttCGCCGAGGCACAATTTTTACTCTATTTGGAGAAGACTCTGCCTCAAACACCTCTCCTGACCAATACCTTTAACAACCTTTCAGAAACGACTTCAACATCCAATGGAACCGTACCATCGGGAAGCTGGTGAAAGGCAAAGAGTACCTAATGGATATCTTCGAGATTGCCTCCGTGGCGTTCGCTGACCGAGACGAGTGTTGCAGAAAACTGGAAGCCTTGAAATGGAAAGGGCTGTACCAACTTAACAGAGATATATCGGTAAGTTAGGGAATGTAGGGGTTGTAATATAAATGCccttacatacctacatacatacataaactcacgcctatttcccaccggggtaagcagagactatagaattccatttgcttcgatcctgacacacttctcttgcttcctccacattcatcaatcgcttcatacacgcacgccggttcagagtagatcgtattaaaccttttctaaggacatctccaatttggtcaatgtagtAAGTCCTTCtcagtcttcctctgccagccctaccatcaacttaaagccaattaaaaaaacataaatccaCAAGCACTGCAAACATACTAAGCCCTTACACCGGTTTGACGTGATCGGCTCTAACAGTCTTTGCCGGAGTAATTGGAAACACTGAGGGTACTTAACGCTAATTCTTGACAAATGAAAATATCAAATCTCAAATACAAGCGACGAGCAATAAAGTTCATAGACAATGACCCGTTAGTGaagactcgactccaaagtATAGGCcacagacgaagggtagcttgtctgtcggtgtttttgtataaaatatcgTCATAACTTTCCAGGAAATGCAAGCATACGAAGGCGAGCTGAACCATCTGGCCAAGCTGGAAGAGTTTCTGCGAGTGAAGGGATCACGCCGGATCTGCGAAGCTGATGAAAAGGAAGAGATCAAGAGACAAGAGGAGATCCAGCGGTGCGAGCAGCAGATCGCGTTGTACGACGCACTGCTGGAAGAGATATTTGTGAGACTCTATTAATTAGTTATGATATATCATCAGCCATCCCTAAGTAAAGGGATCGCAAAGGATCTGCAAGGCGGATGAAGATGAGATCAAAAGATAAGAGAAGATAGCGTGGTACAACACACTGGTGGAAGagataacataacgtaagctgaCGAGTATACCctattaactaagtacccacacctcaccaagctttctgatTTTTAacccaacgcgataggtggtaagccgtattgcCGCGCCGTCGCCAACATCAATTTGTGCTGTAGGACGTACTGCTAGAAGAGATATTTGTgagattatattaattaattatgatatATCAGCAGCCATGACATATTGCTGGaagagataacataacataagcagacGACATTACCCCAATGGgcagtcagagatacatccatcgtaagatgaactatgtaccacCTATCGTATTGGTTTAAAAATCGGAAAGCTCGGTAAGATTTGGAATGATGACACTGAGATATAGGTATAccgtgtttatcaaaagttacaagccctatattttcttgtaaaatatttcattattacaagaatgtgtttgtcaaaactacacatgtaaattacatgttacaagtgtcattaattattttaagtacaagTATATTTTTGCAATCACTAtgcttttttgataaacgttaTTTACACGTACTTACTTGTGATTTGTAGCTTGTGAaagtagacttgtaagttttgataaacacggcaatAGTCGTAAACTTATGTTAAGTTATGTTttgctctcgcatcggactttacagccattttaaaagctgtcacagaaacgctgtttgaatcatctgataaagatgtaaaggcctgagatgatgttTTGTAAGCAGGTGCTAAGTATAACTCTATGTTTTCCTTGTCAGGAATACGCCGGCACGGATAAAATAGCCACAATAATAAGGAACTTCAAGTCGCGCGAGATCGAGAACTTCTCCATCTTCGTGCTGCTGTGCGAGGTGCTGCAGGAGTCCATCATCATGCGCCGGGACCTGGAGACGCTGCGCCAGAGGATCTGtgagtgtgacgtcatcacggAGCTTAGTTGGTGTATGAATGTAACCTGTAACAATCCGACTGCGCTaggtaacataaatagcctgtgACGTATACAGGCTCCCACTCCAGGGCAAAGGTCTCCTCCCATATAACCGGAAGGTGTATAGAGCatgtactccaccacgctgggcTTACAtcatttgtgtttaaaatattatcgttTAGTGTaacaaattaaattgacagctcATGAGACTCCTTCGGGCTTAGATGCCTTGTTGATTCGTTCGGGTTATTATCATCCATCATTTTTCAGTAAGTAAGGAAATCACAGATATACTGTACCTACAATGTAACTAAGTTGAATCAGCCATCACCATTAAACGTAGTGATTATATCCTCTTTGATCACCATTATCAAAGTttatcactaacacatttggctcgaccagacggcgatacggttcaccacctatcacgttggtctatcagaaagttcggtgaggtgtggacgCTTACTTACTAATCATTTCAAAGATGGATTCACAAGACTAAATAGGCACTTAATGTAaatcttgtgatggatgcacGTCACTACAAGACTAAATAGTCGCGAGCTGATATTATGTTATCAAAGTTTGTTTGAGATTTGTGAGGGGTGGATCCAGGGTCTTGGATCGAATAAGGCTTCCTAGATCCGCTGtcgacgtacagtcatgagcaatataatgtacccactttaggactctgccgcacta
This window encodes:
- the LOC126375957 gene encoding uncharacterized protein LOC126375957 — its product is MPVQIEQKTIDPEAELSNVQRTFQKLAPMCSVEKRAAGIPQLAPQEKQLGILAHELKETLLCINLARKGQHAVRDAQVKSGTRKSIVEFEHLQSELRDEKAQQAELDCLNYLAQKQIIELFKTVPTEADELAMIENANNRLRRMENRLDMAIKRFCVVNADNKRVREEIHRLLVERNDFNIQWNRTIGKLVKGKEYLMDIFEIASVAFADRDECCRKLEALKWKGLYQLNRDISEMQAYEGELNHLAKLEEFLRVKGSRRICEADEKEEIKRQEEIQRCEQQIALYDALLEEIFEYAGTDKIATIIRNFKSREIENFSIFVLLCEVLQESIIMRRDLETLRQRILDQRDINEAREEKQDKRIAELSAELEEKIELTLRKKTMNEEADITVVKVLKSIDELVRLARCDFSPLLALLGNHKEVTKWNVNKFLRILETEVKSLMEVAYGAVKPPAPTPKAPRPKQPTGAPAPVTKLVADPYVEPLRPNRIEKLVPYLPCAYCVEDYIMNLVFETPAEPADEAYIQSIFHLEDVNTKFGIYTLTIPAKRHPYRGGAKNN